TGATGATTTTTCCATCTAAATAATGGCATGACAGTGATGAAACAAATTAATAATCTGTAACTTGATGGATTAGGTCATGGGGAATGATGTGCAGCTGTAaccatgaaaagcaaaaataaataaaaataattttagtttaaATGAGTACCAGTTTAACAAGTTTAAACAGCAAATATAATGGAGCTCCTTCTGCAAGTTTTACCACTCCATCTTACACTTTTATCATCACAGGGAacaaactgaaggaaaataaCATGAAATGGACTTTTTCTTTACTAATTCTATTTCCAAGTCAGCCTGCTGGGGGTCATGTCCCTACTTTGGAAACTCATTTGAGTTCAGCAGTGCTGAGAATTTTGACAGTTTTCTATGCCTAAGTGAAATATATTAAATTGGAAAGtacaggtttaaaaaaataatcttttgttcaaaaagcaaaaagacTACAAATCCGACTGTGAAAACTGTGaacttctattaaaaaaaaaagaaagaaatagacaTGCAAAATATCTTGAAGACTTTTAATCCTTTATTCTAGGATGCATCTTCCTTAATAAAATAGCCACTGCATCTTCCTTAATGAAATAGCCACTGCACTCTCTTGATGGAGagtaattttgttctttgtcaGGCATGTAACAACTCTGATATTCAGAGACTGATTCCAGtctttttttcaatatttttggATGCGTCATTTTGGGGTGTCTCGATTCAATATATGATAGCGTgaatggaaatgttttcatgCTGTAATCTCTCGTTTCAGACTGCTTTTCACTATTACAGTCCAGATCCCGGTCTCagtgaaagaaatggaaatatcTAGGTGGCTCAAGCATGAACAGTCTTTGGAACTTGATCAGTTACAAGTCAATAAAAAACTTTAGAGCCTTACATTGGCAGACTATACAAATTCTCTGCTCCCTCTGTGTTCTCAGTTGATCCACTTTTCATTTTGAAGGCTATGAACTACTTTTCTTTGAAGCTCTTTTTTAGCACATCAGAATCTCATCCACCACTGATTGGTTCAGTAAAGCTCGCCCTTTCCCAGAACCAAGTGTGAAATCTGCTTTGTGATAAATATCTGATGGTGCAGGAGCACTGGGCTTGCTCCCAAGTTAAATTCATTTAGATTGTAGCAAAACACCTGCCTCTGTGTCATCACAAAAGCAGCTCCCTATTGTAAAGCACAATTCAGTCTTCCAGACAAGATtcagatttccttttttcctcctctgcaggaGAGGAACAGATGTCCCTAGTAGCAGAAAGGGACTTCCTCCCTCTTCATCTATCCACCTGATATTTCCAAGTCACACGACCTAAAACTAAGAGTCAATTGGTGAGGCTTTATTGTTTCTGTGACACTGGTCCCTTCCCACACACACTCAGTGCTCAGGATAATTACTTCACATGACATCTGCTTACTGGATGTGACAGACTTACACTAGGATTGGACTTAGCAGCTCCATATATTCAGCACAGTCATCAGCATGATGGGTTCCTCTGGATGAGCAGTATTACACCACATCAGTCATGGGACAGCCTCACAATTTCCCATGTGTCTGGTCTGTCTTATCAACAATGTTTTTTGATCATATGGCCCAGAGCAGAGACTCTTCTCCTCTCCCAAAGGCTGGACAGCAACTACCACCACATGACATTAAACACCAATCAGAGGGATGCCTACCTTGCCAATTGCTGTTGAAGAATGCAATGGTGAGAGCTTTTGGAGGAAGCACAACAAGCTACAAGAGATAGGTGAAGGCAgtacaaatatttataaaagtGCTGTGTAACAATTCAGAGAGTTTTAAAGTTTTAGGCTTAAGATGTGCCCAACTTTCTTGTTGACCTCCTCAAAGTGTGGATGAAGAATAACCAGTCAGTTACAAAAAGACAAAGAAGTTATTGACTCATAAATGTATTTGCTGTAAATGGTGAGCACCTCTTTGTTCTGCATCAACATTTTAGTGCAGTGAGATAAAATAGAACAAAGCAAAGCTTACCTGAAGAGGCTGAAGAATCGTAAGTACTTCTGTCCTTCTTATTTGTCCTGAAGGGCTGAATGTCCTTTTCCCTGTAAGTTCCAAACCCTTCAAAGCTTCTTCTTTTACTCCCACTTCCATCATTGTCTCGCTTCTCACTTGAGGAAGTCATTTCACCAAACATGTCCAGGGACTCTGACCTTCCATTACTCTCAGTATTACCAGAGTATCTCTTTGTGCAAGAGTCAATGGGATCACTGCTTGAGTCGTTTTTATCTTTACTCTGTGACCACTGCTGGGTATCAGAAAGTGATAATGTAGACAGCGTGTCCACTTCAAAGTTACTCTTTGAGCCTTTGTGCCCAGTTTCACAATGCTGGTGCTTCTGCTTCTCCTTATGCTTGCTTTTCTCATTGAGCAAGGAGAGGTCTTTGTCTGAGCCACTCAGCCTTTCATTGATGGCATGGCTGGAGAAGCCAGTGGACTTGCTACCAAAGAGACCACTCAGATCTTCATGTGTCCCCAATATACGCTCATCCTTATGCTTGTGCTTatgtttgtgtttccttttgtgAAGTCGGCCACTTGAAAGGCTTGTTCCTCCAACCTTTGGAGGAGCTAAAGGGGACTGCATGTCTCCAAGGCCCATTCCCACAGGGGTTTGTAGGTGCACTCcgtgttttgctttgtgtttggcAGTGGTGGACATCTTCATATGAGAGCTTGCATGGAATTGGGGTGGGGGCACGGTAGGTCTCATAAATGGGGAAGCCGCTCCAAGCGTGTGAGACAGATACAAAGGAGCTGGATACTGACCATAGTAACCAAGATTCATCATAGGCATTGATGTGTAAGGCATTCCATAGGGTGCATAGTAACTCCCACTGGGAATAGGGTAACCGAACCCTTGTAAAAAAGGCACCTTTGTCATGGTGTCATTGGTTTTGGCAGGTCTACCACGCTTCTTCTTAGACTTCATGTCAGAGGTCCTGCGAAGATAGAGCAATGGGTCATACTGGATATATGGCACAGGGTAGTAGTGATCAAAATTAATCCTGAAGATGCTGGGATATGGATTTTCATGATAAAATGTATAGCTTCTATGGGAAATCCTGAACACTTGGAACTTATTGATGAGTTCTTCAAGGTCTGCCAGAAACTGGAGGTCATCTCTGTTCTgcaggctttttcttttcctcttgtgcTTTGGCTTTTTAATACTCTCATGAGAGAGAAAGTTATCCACAATGAGATGTTTCTGCCGGTGACCATGCCTGTTCTTTGTGCTGGTGTCAGATGGGATAGCCTCTGGATTATCCAGGGTGCAGAAATCAAAGGAGTATCTCCGGCGGGACTCTGAGCTTTTCTCGGCTTGGTCAGAAGTACTGTTGTTGTCTGTACCTATCCCACTGTCACTTGGGATGGTTTCCTCACTGTGAGACTCGCTTACTGGCGACAGCGTGACTTCTTTCAGAGAACCTATTTCGCAGAGGTGGGAAGGTGAATTAGCCATTAGCCTGGGTGGAGACAGCTTCCAAGTTCCACTGTGCATTCCTTTCTGGGTTTTTGTAGGAAGAGCACTGATAGGTTGAAGATTTGGCATAGTTTTTAACTCTGAAAAATTTGTTTCAGTGCTTGCAGGGCTAAGGTTGCCATTAGTCCCCACTAACTGTGTTGAAAGTGGATGAATAGCTGCTGGTGACGATGCCACAAGTGACTGCAGGTTGGAAGGCACTGCTGGGTTTTCTGGCTGGCTGGAAACAGGCCTTGAGTGCTTGATGGCTGTCTTAGGTTCTTCTGGCTGagtctgcagctctgcccttggcTTTCTGCCCCGTTTTTTACCAATGTAGATAGTCCCCCTCTTGCTGACATTGATCTGCTTCCCTAGTCTGGCATCAATAGTGGTTGGCCCTGCACTAGATGGTGGCTGGACTTTCGCTTTCAGAGCtatgctgctggagcaggaggacaAGATTTGATTGAGAATATTCTTCCTCTTGAgggttttcattttattaatggTCTTGATGGTCTTCTTATCCAAGACCCCAAGCTTCCCAACCTTTTTGTGAAACTTCAGCTCACTGATGGACTTGTCCTCTCCTGGGACCATCTGGGCCAACTTGGCCAgattccttctcctcttccttttctttgttcctgGAAATTCACAATTGATTGGACTCACTGGACTGGTGGAGGTTCCCTCATGAATGGTTTCAACAGTGAGCAAAGGCTGTTTCTTTGGTCgtcctctttttttcttgacagGTGTGATCACAGTAAGACTGTCTGTATTGGTATACAGAGGGCTGGATGGTGTGATGGGATAGGCTGAAGGAGGCTCCACCATCAGTTTCTCAGATGTTGTCAAGGAGGTCTCCCGAAGGATAGATTTAGGTTTGCTGCAGGTCCATCGCCGCTTAGCTGCATGTTTGGGGTGCTGGACTTCAGATAATTTGCCAGCTGTGGAAAGGTCAGTGGGCAGGAGAGTGGATGTCACAGCCAGAGGTTTTCTGAGTCTGGCGGCACTGTTGGGGGAAGCTTTGTCAGTGAACACACCACAGTCAATAGATACTAAGGGGGACTCATTTTCTATCACTTTCCCTGGCTTTGTGGCTCGAAGATCTTTTTTACTTGCTTCTGATTGAGAGTTAGTCCTGTTTGCTATTTCAGTGCTCATAGCAAGTACAGAAGGCAGGCTTTTCTCCTGGATAGTTTTATCTATGGAAGATTTTATGGATTGCcgttttttccttttgtggcCAGATGCATCTGTTGTGGGAGACTTTATTGGGATAGTAATTCGTACATGACTGGTGTCACTTTCACAACTGCTAGCAGAAATGGGATTCTGCTTTGACGGTGATGTATCCAACATGCTGTCCATCGAGTAAGactcctttttcccttccatgCTGTCATGGGATTTGCTGTCAAATGCTTTCTGAGCGCTCTTCACCCACTCAATGTCTGTCGTTTGGATGGTTTGACTTATCAAGTCCTTTTTGTTGGACTTCTTCTTTGTACTTCCAGCAGGCTGCTCGGGGGCCTCCAGTTGCACACCTCCCTCTTGGTCTCCAAGAGGCAAAAGCCCACTGCACTCAGGGGCGTTGCTCGGCTGTGCGGCCACACTGACGCCATTGGGTGATGGGACTGCACTGCAGATACCAAGCTCTTTACTACTGACTGACAGCTGCccccatgtgctgctgctgctgcaggatttCTTCGCCTGGGATTTGCTGAAGGGAActcctggctccagagcagagaccTTGGTGGCACTAACTGCTTCTCTGCTGGGTTCTGTGTTGATGAAGCAGCTCTGAGAAGCAGATCCAGTATCGGGGCTCACTGACCAGTCAATATGGTGCTGGTTGCTACTTTTCTGCTGGTGTTTTGATTTTAAGGTGTCACTGGTGAAGTCTTGTTGGAGGCCCGGATCATAATGCAGAGCAGAATGTTTTTGTGGCCTGTCATAAACCtggaaggcagaagaaaaaaaaatagaaaaaaaaatttagtttaTCCATCCATTCATAATTCCTGGTTGCTGCTCTTCATTTGTGCAGTGAATGACAACTCTTCTTAAACAATCTCCTTGTAAGGGTTAGGAACCTTTATAAAGTCTTCTTATACTTGAGACAAATTTCCATTTAGATTCACGCACAGTAAAcaagttttgtttggtttctccACTATAAAAGCAGtggaaatatttctataaatatgAAATTTCTAGGGAAACATTTCTattgattttaaatttaaaacattaGTAAAATATTCCCTTTCAAGGGATGAATGGTGCAACCCAATTTCCTGGCAagaattcctttttccttaaaaataatccCTCACAGAACTTAAGGCTCAACAACAGAAAATGAGATCATTATTGTaaacaagaaaactgaaaaattatctCAAAATTTGTAACAAACAAGAGAAAACCCCATGGATCCACTCCCCTGTTAAATCACATTCTGCTAAGGTTTACTTGAATTTCCACACAGAAGCCATTCCCACAAACTTAATGTTTAAAATCATATGCATAGCATCAAGTGTGTGAGGCACACTTGGCAGGTTCAAGATTTGCGTTactcctttttcattttaataatctCTATTTGCAATGTTGGTGAGAGATATTTTCAATATGATTTCTAATCTGACAGGAGCTCTTCAACCAGAAGAGGTTACAGCAAGGGCAGAATTATGCTGAAGACTCTTACAGAGCAAAAGAAACTCTACTGTTTTATTCTTGGTGGACTTCCTTCAGCTAAAGAAATTCTGCTTACTACAGTTGCAACTTTTTGAAAAgtcttttaaagcaaaaatccccatatatttattattttactttctttaattTACCTGTTTTCTCTGCGTTCTCCTGTTACATTTAGGatcttttattttgtaaagcTCTGGGTCAAACTCTACAACTGATTTTGTACACCTAGTACTGTACAGTACTGGGTGTACCAGTTGCTGACAGTATTCTGAATGTCAAAGAAATTATGAAGGacttaaaataaatgtgtagCCAAAGAAAGAATGATAAAAAACAACAGCTACATGTCTTGTGTTCCTGCAACCACCCTTGTATAATTAAGTTACATTAGATCCCTCTTTGGGGTGTTTGCAACGAAAATTTTGGTGCAAGGAGGAGTAAGAACATAAGAGAGGTTTGA
This region of Pithys albifrons albifrons isolate INPA30051 chromosome Z, PitAlb_v1, whole genome shotgun sequence genomic DNA includes:
- the SETBP1 gene encoding SET-binding protein isoform X4 codes for the protein MEPRETLSSSRQRGGEADFLPATVTSTKPPPVSSCTGETMLPTAGSGKGIPVSSERLEPEEEDELGSGRDVDSTSNADSEKWVAGDGLEEQEFSIKEANFTEGSLKLKIQTTKRAKKPPKNLENYICPPEIKITIKQSGEQKLSRTGKNSKTAKEEDRSHSKKKGKVIGDAKLLMSCGCRKGKNSQVKDSDQVYDRPQKHSALHYDPGLQQDFTSDTLKSKHQQKSSNQHHIDWSVSPDTGSASQSCFINTEPSREAVSATKVSALEPGVPFSKSQAKKSCSSSSTWGQLSVSSKELGICSAVPSPNGVSVAAQPSNAPECSGLLPLGDQEGGVQLEAPEQPAGSTKKKSNKKDLISQTIQTTDIEWVKSAQKAFDSKSHDSMEGKKESYSMDSMLDTSPSKQNPISASSCESDTSHVRITIPIKSPTTDASGHKRKKRQSIKSSIDKTIQEKSLPSVLAMSTEIANRTNSQSEASKKDLRATKPGKVIENESPLVSIDCGVFTDKASPNSAARLRKPLAVTSTLLPTDLSTAGKLSEVQHPKHAAKRRWTCSKPKSILRETSLTTSEKLMVEPPSAYPITPSSPLYTNTDSLTVITPVKKKRGRPKKQPLLTVETIHEGTSTSPVSPINCEFPGTKKRKRRRNLAKLAQMVPGEDKSISELKFHKKVGKLGVLDKKTIKTINKMKTLKRKNILNQILSSCSSSIALKAKVQPPSSAGPTTIDARLGKQINVSKRGTIYIGKKRGRKPRAELQTQPEEPKTAIKHSRPVSSQPENPAVPSNLQSLVASSPAAIHPLSTQLVGTNGNLSPASTETNFSELKTMPNLQPISALPTKTQKGMHSGTWKLSPPRLMANSPSHLCEIGSLKEVTLSPVSESHSEETIPSDSGIGTDNNSTSDQAEKSSESRRRYSFDFCTLDNPEAIPSDTSTKNRHGHRQKHLIVDNFLSHESIKKPKHKRKRKSLQNRDDLQFLADLEELINKFQVFRISHRSYTFYHENPYPSIFRINFDHYYPVPYIQYDPLLYLRRTSDMKSKKKRGRPAKTNDTMTKVPFLQGFGYPIPSGSYYAPYGMPYTSMPMMNLGYYGQYPAPLYLSHTLGAASPFMRPTVPPPQFHASSHMKMSTTAKHKAKHGVHLQTPVGMGLGDMQSPLAPPKVGGTSLSSGRLHKRKHKHKHKHKDERILGTHEDLSGLFGSKSTGFSSHAINERLSGSDKDLSLLNEKSKHKEKQKHQHCETGHKGSKSNFEVDTLSTLSLSDTQQWSQSKDKNDSSSDPIDSCTKRYSGNTESNGRSESLDMFGEMTSSSEKRDNDGSGSKRRSFEGFGTYREKDIQPFRTNKKDRSTYDSSASSGIAGPHLKADQTSLHGKMESTACNVMTRRKPTAVDSVAMPSPVLSLLPSSAATSEAASSPLKKRFKRREIEAIQCEVRKMCNYTKILSTKKNLDHVNKILKAKRLQRQSKTGNNFVKKRRGRPRKQPLSFDEDSRDQMPVLEKCIDLPSKRGQRPTLNPLILEQAATQDTIMATIEAVIHMARETPPLPPPLPPPPAPLPLPLPRTPRVGKRKSKSLQEDEEDVKVKRYRKGRGNESEGLP